TACGAAAGCGATTGACTTTGATCCTTTTGATTAGGAGTTTACTCAACCCCGTTCATTTGCATGCAAGAGTCAAATGGAAGAGATCCTTATCGGAGTTTTTGCGCAATAAAGGAAACCATCCGATTTCTAGAATTACGAGATGACTGCTCGAAAGCCCATGAACTTTGGCTTTGTTGCGCAATTACCTTTTTAAATTAGAGAAGTTACGGATTATCCTCATCAGCTTGGCACCCTTGCACAATTGCTCCTGaactttttaaagtttttccCCTTGAGTTTTGATTTTTAGTGTGGCTAGCCATTTTGTCTACAAAACCACCGAGAGTTACCCGAAAATGaatatgttcaattttttaCCAAGATGGTCTaatggagttaaaaaaaaaaaaagatggagattAAACAGATatcaaaacatttaaaattagattCAGCAAGCTATCATGGTGTGTAAGTGGTTTGGAGCTATTTCCAGAGGGGAGAACCAACAAGGGCCGGCAAGAATTGGCATGAGAATTTGCTTGTCACATGACGCGATCTTATGTTATGGaaagtttagttatttaatcaaattaaagtttagtTATTCAATCAAATTACgtaattttcatcattttctttttttaatttttttttccaagagcacattgatttgttcaaaaatgAATCAAACGTGGGATCATACATAAGCATCTTCGCATCGCGGCCGAAATACCTTCGTTCGGACATTAATGCCCGGACGGAGCATTGTTTTCTAACACTAAACTCCAAGTCTCCAACTACCTCCACCGCTTCCGAACCCAACTCGCCCGCTCCGACTCAGCCGGCAACCCCGAGTTCGCCCCTCCGATCCGGCGCCGCTCATGGCGTCGCCTCCTGCTCCCGCCgcactcctcctcctcctcctcgtctccTCCTTCCTCATCTCCCTCCTCGTCgtcccgtcgcagtctcgctcCCAGCCCGCCGGCGACGCCTTCACGTCGATCCTCATATCCCAGAACGGCCTCGATTTCGTCAAGGACCTGCTCGTCACCAAGGCGATCGCCTCCGCGGTCCCGCTCCGCCTGCCGGACATCGAGAAATCCCAGAAGATACCCTTCGTCGGCAATGTCGAGATGGTCCTCTCCGACATCACGATTTACGAAATCGGCGTCTCCAGCTCGCACCTCCGGCCCGGGGACTCCGGCGTCGCCCTCGTCGCGTCGGGGACGACCTGTAATCTGAGCATGAACTGGTTCTACTCGTACAAGAACACTTGGCTCGTGCCGGTCGAGGTTTCCGACAAGGGAGGCGCTTCCGTTCAGGTGCTGACTCGGACTTGACCAAGTCGCTTCCGGCTGTTTCGTTACCAAATTGTGTGGTTTAGTCATATGAAGTGCCTCTAGCCCTAGGTTGAGTTTTTGTTAGATCAATTGGAGATGCCCTTCTTGCGTCAGTTTAGGGATGCTGAGGTTTTGCTTTTCATTGAAATGCTTGTTTTGCCGCAGTTTTGTCTTTGCCTGCTAATTCTTGGGAAAAAGTTTAGCTAAGAGGCGACTTCGATCTCATTACTTGCGTCTTATTGCTTAGGTTGAAGGCATGGAAGTGGGGCTAACTGTAGGCTTGGAGAACCAGGAAGGTACCCTTAAGCTCTCTCTAATGAACTCCGGTTGTCATGTTCAAGATATATCGATAAAGTTGGATGGAGGTGCAGCTTGGCTTTATCAAGGGTATGCAGTAGTGGTAGCTCGTCGGTCTTTGACCTTCACTGCCTTTTCTTGCTTGTGAATTTTTTCCTGTTGTTGTAGATATCATGAATTGGCATCGAGTACTTTCTCATCCCTTGAAGCATATAGCCACCATAGAAAGTATCGCATAGTTGCTTCTCATCCTTTGAAGCGTAACTTTATTCTGCAATCGACTTGATGTGctaattttgtcaattggtTACAGTGCTAACCCCATGCATttctcatctctttttcttccccatTACAATATCCCTTTGCTGCTTCTCCTTGCCCTGCAATTTGCTTGAGAATATCCTATTAAGTAGCATTTAGCTCAAACTGCTATTCATCATTCGGAGCTGCTTATGTTAGTTTATCATAGGCAATGCAGTTTTGAGAGTGCGTAGAGGTGAGGAATTGTGTTCCAGTTGTAATCCTCTGTTTGGTTTTGGACTTTTTCTGGCGATGCAACTCTAGCATTGGTACAATTACTTTCTACTGTAAAAGAATCAAGGATCGCATTCATCCGATTCCTTGCTGCTTGTTGAAGCTACTAACTTTAGGTAGAGGGTGGTTCTAACTTCTAAGCAATGACTGCATGGAAAGGTGTCTTATCTCGCCTTCATTTATTCTGGGACACAGACAGGAAGTTTTTAAGGTTTTTGTGTGTTTCCTTGCCCTTTACTTTCTTCTTTACTCTGCAAGGTTTAACTACTTACAAGTTAGAGCGATGAATGCTTCTTTGAATGAATCTTTAACGGCATCACATGTTCACTCTCAAATGGGATTAACCATTGGTTGGaaggccttttcttttttgtgacttcccttttttcatcttttagaATGGTCGATGCATTTGGAGCACAAATTGCCTCAGCAGTGGAAAATGCTATAACAAAAAAGCTCAAAGAAGGGATATCAAAACTTGATTCCCTTCTCCAATCTCTCCCAAAAGAAGTTCATGTGGATCATAATGCCTCTCTTAATGTTACATTTGTGAATGATCCTCAATTGAGTAGTTCTTCAATTGGATTTGAGATCAATGGTTTATTCATGGGACGACAGAACGAGATACTTCCCAACTTATACTACCACAGAAATCAACACCTTTCAGTTCTCTGTAGAGATCCAGCCAAAATGCTTGGGATTACATTAGACGAGGCTGTGTTCAACTCTGCATCATCCTTGTATTATGATGTAAGTTTAAACAATAGTTGTACTGTTACTTTTCTGATATACTGAGCAATTGAAGTTGGAATAGAGGTTGTTCCGGTATTAGTTTTaactaacctt
The sequence above is drawn from the Eucalyptus grandis isolate ANBG69807.140 chromosome 11, ASM1654582v1, whole genome shotgun sequence genome and encodes:
- the LOC104424697 gene encoding putative BPI/LBP family protein At1g04970: MASPPAPAALLLLLLVSSFLISLLVVPSQSRSQPAGDAFTSILISQNGLDFVKDLLVTKAIASAVPLRLPDIEKSQKIPFVGNVEMVLSDITIYEIGVSSSHLRPGDSGVALVASGTTCNLSMNWFYSYKNTWLVPVEVSDKGGASVQVEGMEVGLTVGLENQEGTLKLSLMNSGCHVQDISIKLDGGAAWLYQGMVDAFGAQIASAVENAITKKLKEGISKLDSLLQSLPKEVHVDHNASLNVTFVNDPQLSSSSIGFEINGLFMGRQNEILPNLYYHRNQHLSVLCRDPAKMLGITLDEAVFNSASSLYYDAKFMHWTVDKVPDQSLLNTAEWRFLIPQLYKKYPNDDMDLNISLSSPPEIRISENNIDATVYADLIIDVLEAGEVIPVACISLVMRGSGSVKILQNNLAGSVKLNDFAMSLKWSNIGNLRIYLIQPVIWTVIETVFLPYVNAHLAKGFPLPIIHGFTLQDADIVCSASTITVCSDVSYAEAGNLKNLSMRFL